The Haloarcula rubripromontorii region TCGTCAGGATTCTCCACCACTTCGATGCCGCGGTTGTTGACTGCGGACGGATCGAGACCGACCTCCTGCAGGAAGTTCTTGTACTCGCGCTCGCACTGCTCGGCGTCCTTCTGGCGGTCGCTGGCGCGGTCACACAGCGCCACGAGGTCCTCGGGCACGTCGTTGGTGTAGACGATCCAGTGGTTGATGAGGTCCGAGAGCCGCCGGATGGGCGAGGTGAAGTGGCCGTAAATCTCGAAGTTCAGGGCGTGGTGGCCGCCGAAGGGGTCGTTCATGTACTTCGCGCGGGGCATCACCTTCATCACAGCCCACTGAATCTTATCGAGCTGGCGACCGGGGGCCTGTTCGAGCGTGGCGTTGACGGCCTTGCGGGGGTCGTCCCAGGCGTCGCCGGGGATGGAGACGCCGTCCAGTTCCTGAATCTCGACCAGCGCCTCGTCCCACTCGTCGGGGCTGGGCTGGGGGTGGACCCGATACATCGCCTCGACGCCGCGGTTCCACATCAGTTCGTGCGTGACGGCCTTGTTCGCCTTCAGCATGCACTCCTCGATGATGGTGTGGGCGCGGTCCCGCGCGGGGTTGAGGACGAGCGACCCCTCCTCCTTGCGCTGCTCGTGCATCCGGTCGGCCAGTTCCCAGACGCGCTCGGTCTTCTCCGCGAGGTCGACGCTCTGGTCTTCGAGGACGTCTTCCGCGGTCTCCGGCTCGTCGAGCAGTCGCTCGGCCTCGGTATAGGTCAGCCGGGCGTCGCTCCGGATGACCGACTTGTAGATGTTGATCTCCTCGTAGCCGAGGTTCTCCTTGTCGAGGTGCATCTCGACGGTATGCGCCAGTCGGTCCTCGTTGGGGACCAGCGAACAGACGGTCTCGGCGAGGACGGGCGGCAGCATGTGGACGGTGTAGGCTGGCAGGTAGACGGTGTTCCCGCGCTCGACGGCCTGCTCCCACATCTTCGTGTCAGGGTTGACGTAGTGGGTCACGTCGGCGATGTGGACCCAGAGGACGATTTCGTCCTCACGCTCCTCGATGGAGATGGCGTCGTCGAAGTCCTGGGCGTCGATGGGGTCCGTCGTCCAGGTCGTCATCTCCCGGAGGTCCCGGCGCTCGTCGACCTCGTCCTCGATTTCAGCTTGCACGTCCTGCGTACGCTCCTTGGCTTCCTCAAGTACCTCTGGCGGAAACTCGTCGGGGATGCCGAACTTCTCGAACAGTTCCTCGCGCTTGTTCTCCAGATGTCGTGCCATCTCCGGGTCGATCTCGACCGGGCCCTGCCCTTCGGCGGTCCCGGCGGCCGCCTGCGCGTCCTCTGTAGTCATGTCACCCGGTACGAACAGGGCGTAGTTATGGCTGTCGGGGTGGGACTGGGCCGTGGCTCCCGCGTCTCATTCCCTGCGAGCGTCGCTCTCTGAGAGTTCCCGGAACCGTTTCAGGAACGTCTCTTGATCGGCCTCGCCCGCTCCGGCGGCATCGAGCGTCGTTTCGAGGCCATCCCGTGGTTGCTGGCACAGCTCGGCAAAACAGGCTTTACAGAGGTGTTCGAACGTCTTGTCACGCCGGTCCCATCGGTCGCCGTGTTTGTCGTACTCGCGGGCCTCGGATCGTAAGATGGACTCCCCACACGCGATGCAGGTGACTGACTCTCCCCGGGAATTCCGGGACCCGAACATACCTGTCAGTTGTCGGTGACACCGTTTAGAGCTTTTCGCACAGGCAACAGTCCCCCGTTTTCGGGCCACACGTTTATTCACCAGCCGCTATTACACAGGGTATCGGCTATTCCGAGCCAGGGACACTGAATGAAGCCACCAGAGACACTCGCTCACTCGACGTTGGACACGCTACCCATCAATATCGCTGTCCTCGACGACGAGGGAACGATCCTGTTCACCAACCGCGCCTGGCGGGAGTTCGCGGGCGACGAGGACGGAGAGATGGAGGGGACGAACTACTTCACGACAACTGATGTCGACGCGGACGAATACGCCGGACAGGCAGTCGGCGGCATCGAATCGGTCATCGACGGTGAGCAGGACCTGTTCACGATGGAGTATCCGTGTCATTCTCCAGAGGAGAAACAGTGGTTTCTGATGCGGGTCGCACCGTTACCCGACGACGAGGCCGGGAGCGCAGTCGTCGCACACATCGATATCACCCAGCGGAAGCTCGCCGAGCTGGCGGCCGAGCGACGGAGCGAGGAGCTCAAAGCCGAACGACAGAACCTCAAACAGCTCGTCGACCGGGTCGACGGGCTGTTGAAAGCAGTGATGGGCGACGTACTGACCGTCGACTCGCGCGAGGCCATCCAGCAGACCGTCTGTGACCGGCTGGCCGAAGTCGACTCCTACCAGTTCGCCTGGGTGTCCGAACTCGATCTGCGCGATGAGACGCTGTCGTCGACGGCGCTCTCCGCGGACCACCCGACAACGCTGTCTATCCCGCTGGACGCCGACGACCCGGTCGCGGAGGCGGCCCGGACTGAGGAGATGCAGGTGGTGACCGGCGACATCGACGACCAGCACAGCCGCCTCGCCGACTCGGACGTGGCATCGGTCGCGGCAGTCCCGCTCGTCTCCGGCGAGTCGCTGTACGGCGTCCTCACTGTCTACGCTGACAGCGACGACGTGTTCGACCCCCGAGAGCAGGCCGTACTGGGGACCATCGGCCGGGCGACCGCGGCGGCCATCGACGCCCGTGAGACCAGCCGACTGTTGACCGCCGACAACGTCACCGAACTCGAACTGCGGGTCACCGACCCTGAGGTGTTCTACATCGACGTGGCGAGCGAACTCGGCTGTTCGATGGAGTACGGCGGGAGCGTCCCCGACGGCGAGGAGACGGTGATGTTCTTCCTCGTCGAGACCGACGACCCCTCCGCGGTCTGTGCCGTCGCCGCCGACCACCCGCAGGTCTCGGGCGTCTCGCACGTCTCGACGGCCGACGACGCGGCGCTGTTCGAGTTCACCGTCTCGGACCCGCCCGTCGTCTCCGTCGTCGCCGACCGGGGCGCACAGACCGGCGACATTCTGGTCGAACCCGGCCAGGCGACGGTGACCGTCGCGCTCCCGGCGTCGATGGAGACGCGGAGCGTGGTCGAGCAGGTCCGGGACCGGTACCCGGAGACGGAACTGCTCTCCGTGCGGGAACGGGACGAGCCACCGGTCTCCCGGCAGGCATTCATCGCAAACGTCGAGGACCGACTGACCAATCGCCAGCTAACGGCGCTCCGGAAAGGGTTTCTCGGCGGCTTCTTCGACTGGCCGCGCGACGTCTCCGGCGAGCAACTGGCCGAGTCGATGGATATCTGCCCATCGACGTTCCACCAGCACCTCCGTGCTGGTGAGCGAAAGTTATTGGAAGAAGTGTTCGAAAACTGGTAACCCGTGCCTTTGAACCCCTCTCTCGACAGCGGACTCCTGACGCGGTTCCCGAAGCAGTTTGGTAGTCTACTTATGCGGATAACAACCGTATATACATGTAGTGATATCGAACCAGTGTCCTCTCTGTCGTCAGCGAACGGACAGGACACACTCCCCCGTGATAGCGGTGCAACCACGGGTCGACCGGACCAGTACGCACAGCCTCCAGACAAGCCCGCGACGAATCGTCCGCCGAATGACCTCCCGATAGCTTTCAATGCACTCCGATAACATTCAAACGAGCAAATCGATACAGCAGGAAACCGGACGGACGTTCCACCTTGCGACACGTCTGCTTCCGGAACGTATCCGCCACCCGACGTACGTCATGTACGCGTTCTTCCGGGTCGCGGACGAGGTCGTTGACCAGCCGGACGGCCCGCCACCGACCGTCCAGCACGAGCAACTGGAGGTGATTCGCGAGGCCGCGCTCGGGAACATCGACCCGGCTGAAACAGACCACGAGGCGGTCATGGCGGCGTTTCAGGATCTCGCCGAGCGTCACGACATCTCCGAGGAAACGATCAATGTCTTCATCGACGCGATGGAGATGGATATCGCACAGGCCCGCTACGAGACGTTCGAGGACCTCCGCGAGTACATGCGTGGCTCCGCCGTCGCGGTCGGGCACATGATGACAGAGGTGATGGATCCGCCACAGAAGGACGAGGCGTTGCCCCACGCAACGGCGCTGGCAGAGGCGTTTCAGCTCTCGAACTTCCTGCGAGATGTCCGCGAGGACATCCACGACTACGGGCGGGTGTACCTCCCACAGGAGACGCTTGACCGCCACGGTGTCACCGAAGAGCAACTGGCCGACGCCGAAGTCGACGACGCCTTTCGCGCCGTGATGCAGGAGGAACTGGCCCGGACCGACGAACTGTACCGCGAGGGCGTCGCCGGTATCCGGTACCTGCCAGAGGACTGCCAGTTCGGCGTGTTGCTGGCCGCAGTCCTGTACGCCGACCACCACCGGCTCATTCGCGACCGCGGCTACGACGTGCTGACGGAGACGCCGGACCTCACCCGCCGCCGCCGGCTTTGGCTTCTCGCCCGCACGTGGTGGCACTGGCGGCGCAACGGCGACCCCGAAGCGACGTTTTACACCGTGAGCGCGGTCTCCGAGCGCGGCCCCGGCGAGACGCCGACAGACGCTCACAGCCACGGGCAGCCCACGTGGCGTGGATGACAGCCGCGCGTCGGGCGTCGTCGCTGACCCGGTGTCGCACCTGAACTAATGTTGCCCACGCCCACGTATCTCCAGTTCCACGCCCTGTTGGTGGTCCCGGTGGTGGCCGGACTGGTACTGACGGCCACCTACCGCCTCGGGAGCCGCCGGGACGTACTCACAGCAACGGCCATACTCACAGGCTTGGCGCTCGTCTACACGACGCCGTGGGACGGCGCGCTCATCCGGCGCGGCGTCTGGTGGTACGGCGACGGGGCCGTACTCGTGCGATTCTGGTCGATTCCACTCGGCGAGTACCTCTTTTTCGTCCTGCAGACCGCGATGGTGGGGCTGTGGGTGGCCCGGTTTCGGGTGGACACGGAGCGCTCGCTGGCGACGCCGCTACGAACGCGGCTCGTCGGGCTTGCCGCCGCACTCGCCGTCATTTTGTTCGGCCTCGTGCTCCTGCGCTCTGACTCAGGGCTGTATCTCGGGTCGCTGCTGGTCTGGAGCGGACCGATCCTCGCCATTCAGTGGCTGTTCGGGTGGCACTACCTCGTCGGCGAGTGGCGCACAGTCGGCCTCGCGACGCTGGTCCCGACGGCCTATCTCTGTGGCATCGACAGCATCGCCATTCGGCTCGGTGTCTGGACCATCTCGAAACAGTACACGACCGGCTACACGATTCCCCTGCTCGACCTGCCGATTGAGGAGGCAGTCTTCTTCCTGCTGACGACGCTGTTCGTCGTACAGGGGGTCGTACTCTACGTCTGGCTCATCGACAGATGGAAGTGACTTACCGCACCGCCGTCGAGCCGTCGGTTCGCTACCGGGTCGCCCTGATTCCCGGCTGGATTGCCAGTCTTGCCGTCGTCGCGCCGGTCCTCGCTGGAGTCTCGATACCGCCCGCGCTCCAGTATGCCCCGCTGGTCGTCAGTGCCGTCCTGCTCGGCCTGCCCCACGGTGCGGTCGACCACCTCGCGGTCGCACGCACCCGCGGGCAGCGCCCGGACTGGCGGGCCATCGCCCGCGTGTTCGCGCTCTACGGCGTCGTCGGCGGAGCCTACGCCGTCGCCTGGTTCCTCGCGCCCGCGGCGGCCTTTGTCCTGTTCATCGCGGTGACGTGGTTCCACTGGGGGCAAGGTGACCTGTACGCGCTGCGTGCGCTGGCCGACGCTGACCACCTCCGGTCGGTACCCCAGCGAATCGGCACCGTTCTGATTCGCGGCGGCCTGCCGATGCTGGTCCCGTTGCTCGCCTTCCCTGACTGGTATCGCCGCGTTGCAACCGATTTGGTGTCGCTGTTCGCGCCCGGTGCCGTGGCGGCTATCGGCTGGGCGTTCCGGACGGACGTGCGAACCGCGCTCGCCGTCGCCTACGGCGCGCTCGTCGTGGCGACGCTTGCCGTCGGGTTCGCCCGCGCCGACGCCCGTCGGCCGTGGCTGCTCGACGCCGGTGAGACGCTGGGGCTGGTCGCGTACTTCGCGCTTGTCCCGCCGGTGCTGGCCATCGGCGTGTACTTCTGTCTCTGGCACTCGCTGCGCCACGTCGTTCGCCTGCTGCTGGTCGACGACGACGCCACTGCCGCGCTCGAAAACCGCGACCCAGCGGCGGCGCTGGCCCGATTCGCTCGCGACGCCGCACCGCTGACCGCCGCCTCGCTCGCCCTGCTCGGCGGGCTGTACTTTCTGGTCCCGAATCCGCCGGGGTCCGTTCCGGAGTGGGTCGCCCTGTATCTGGTGTTCATCGCTGTCGTCACGCTGCCCCACGTCGTGGTGGTCAGTATCATGGACCGCGAACAGGGCGTCTGGGTGTAGTCGGCACCCGCTCTAGGTGGCGCTATGATTGGATGTCTGGAAGAACTGAAGTCGAAAATCACGGTGGGCATCCGCGCAAGCGAAGCAAGGCGCGGTTCACCGAACGCGAGCGGAGCGAGCGTTCGGCCTTTTTCGCCCACGTTTTTGCGCCGAGTGGTGCGCTGCGCGCACCCGAGGCGGAAAAAGGTGGGTTACTTGCCCTTGCCGCGGTTGCTGCGCAGCGACGGCCGGGTCTTCTCACTGCCCTTGCCCTTGCCGCCGAGGCCGCGGTTGCGGCGGCCGGCACCGGTCAGGCCGCGGAAGACGCGGTCGGCCTGGTCGTCGGCACAGATCCACGACAGGTCGTCGTCGTTCTGGATGGCCGGGTGGTTCGGGTCGATGAGGATGACTTCGTGCCACTTCTGGCGGCCGTCCTGACCGACGGAGTAGCTGTTGAGCACGCGCAGGTTCGGGAAGGTACGGGAGGCGCGTTCCTCGGCGACGCGCTGGATGTCCTTCCGGCGGGTGATGCGCGTGACACCCTGACGCTTGGAGCGGCGACCGGCCTTGTGTCGCTGTTTGCGTGCGCTGCCCTTCCGGACTGAGACGCGGGCGACGACGACGCCCTGTTTCGCCTTGTAGCCCTGCGAGCGAGCCTTGTCGAGGCGGGTCGGGCGCTCGATGCGCTCGACGGCCCCTTCGTCGCGCCACTCCTGCTGGCGCTGCCACTGTAGTTCTGCGAGCTGTCCGTCGCCCGGGTTCTTCCAGGCGTCTCGAATGTACGAATATGCGCTTCGTGCCATATGTATTCACCACGGGCGTTGCGTGGTTCAAGTCGCGTCTGCGACTCACATCCCGACCTGCACACGCAGGTGCCCGCTGGTGCCCGTCGTCCAGCGAGTTACCCCGGAGTTTGCCGTTCGGACTCTTAAACGGTTCGGACCTGACCAACGGATGTGAGCCGGTCACGCAGAGACGCGACCGCTGAAAACGTCGGATATCTGTAGTTTAGCAACACAAATCGTTAAGTTGTTCCCAGCCAGAGAGTCATGTATTACCATGACAGACCTTGGTGGCTTTCAGGACCATGTGGCGCGAATCGACCTTGGGGACGGGAACGTAGCCTACGAAGGTATTGACGAAGAAGACGCGAAAAAGTATATCGGTGCGCGAGGGCTCGGCGTGAAATACGTCTTCGATCAGGGGCCAGACGTGGACCCGCTGGGGCCGGACAACCTGCTGGCGTTCATGAACGGGCCGCTGACGGGGACACAGGTGACGATGAGCGGGCGTATCGCCATCTGTACGAAGTCGCCGCTGACGGGGACGGTCACTGATTCTCACCACGGCGGCTGGTCGGGGGCGCGGCTGAAGTGGTCGGGCTTCGACGGACTGCTGTTCGAAGGGCAGGCTGACGAGCCGGTGTACGCGCTCGTCGAAGACGGCGAGGTGGAACTGCGCGATGCCTCGCACCTCTGGGGCCAGGGCGTCCACGACACCATCGACGACCTCGAAGCCGAAATCGAGGGCGGCTCGCTGGGCAAGAATCTCTCCGTGATGGCCATCGGCCAGGGCGGCGAAAACGAGGTCAAATACGCCTGTATCGTCAACGAGGACGACCGCGCGTCGGGCCGCGGTGGCACCGGCTGTGTGATGGGCAACAAGAACCTCAAAGCCGTCGTCGTCAAGTCCAGCACCCGGATGCCCAAGCCGAAGGATCAGGAGACGTTCCAGGAGGGCCACAAGCAGGCGATGCAGGTAATCCAGGAATCCGACGTGACCGCGCCCAACGAGGGCGGCCTGTCGATGTACGGCACGAACGTCCTGATGAACCTCACGGAGGAGATGGACGGTCTCCCGACGAAGAACGCGAAGTACTCATCGACGCGGTCGTACTCGGACGCCGAGGGCGACGGCGAGCGCATCATCGACTCGGAGAACGTCTCCGGCGAGAACGTCCGGGAGAACATTCTGGTCGACGAGCCGACCTGTCACTCCTGTCCGGTCGCCTGCAAGAAGGAGGTCGAGGTGCAGGCGATGCACAAGGGCGAGGAGATGAACGTCCGCACCGAATCCTACGAGTACGAGTCCGCGTGGGCGCTCGGCCCGAACTCCGGCCACGTCGAACGCGACAAGATAGCCGTGATGCTCGAACGGTGTAACGACGTGGGCGTCGACACCATCGATGTCGGCAACACGATGGCGATGGCGATGGAGATGACCGAGGAGGGCAAACTCGACGACCTCGGCGACGGCCTGGACTGGGGCGACGCCGACACGATGATCGATATGATCGATATGATCGCCCACCGTGAGACTGAACTCGCGGACCACCTCGCCGAGGGGCCGGACCACCTCGCCGAGGAGTTCGACGCCCACACCAACTCCCTCGCGGTCAAGGGACAGACGATGGCCGCCTACGACCCGCGCTGCATGAAGGGGATGGCAATCGGCTACGCCACCTCGAACCGCGGCGCGTGTCACCTGCGCGGCTACACGCCGGCGGCCGAGATTCTCGGCATCCCGGAGAAGGTCGACCCGCGAGAGTGGGAGGGGAAAGGCGAGCTGTGTGCCACCTTCCAGGACCTCCACGCGATCAGTGACTCCTTCGACATCTGCAAGTTCAACGCCTTCGCCGAAGGCATCGAGGAGTACGTCCTGCAGTACAACGGCATGACCGGGCTGGACGTGAGTGAGGAAGAGCTGATGGAGGCCGGCGAGCGCATCTACAACCTCGAACGCTACTACAACAACCTCGCGGGCTTCGACGGGTCCGACGACGACCTGCCAAACCGGTTCGTCGAAGGCGACGAGCACGCGATGCCGGCGCAGGGCGGTTCCGAGGGCGAACTCGCGGAGCTCTCGAAGATGAAAGACGAGTACTACGAGGTGCGTGACTGGGAGAACGGTGTCGTTCCCGACGAGAAGCTCGACGAACTGGGTATCGACATCGGCCCCGGAACCGGCGTCAGTTCCGGCGGCGCAGCGGCACCGAGCGACGACTGAGACGGCACCGGCCGCCGAACACATTTCAGTTCTCTAATGCGCAAGGAAGATATCGACGACTTCGAATTTCAGGTAGAGTCTCGACTGACCAGCCACGGCGTTTACGTCACCGATTTCGCCGACGAGGGCGACACGTACCGGCTCACCTACGAGTCGATTTCGGCCGACGAGGCGGCCGTCATCCCCCATCGGGAGATCGGCCGCGTCATCAACGTCTTCCGGGACCTCCACGCTGACGACTGGTCCGGGGTCGACATCGAGGCGACCGTGACGGATCTTGAGGACACTGAACTCGGCGAGTGGTCGGTCGACAGCGAGTGGATCGACGACCTCGAAAACGGCGACCTCTCGGAGACGGATTTCTCCCAGCGCGTGCTGGAGACGATTACGGTGCGGAGCTGACCGCCAGCACGTCGTTACGGGGCGGAGTTGATTGCCAGCACGTCCCTGATTTCAAGCGTCGTCTCGAACTCCTCGCTTCTGTCAAGCCGCCGTCCGTCGCGCTCGAACTGGGCGGCGTGGGCTCGCCGAACCGCGTCCTGTTCGCGGTCGCTCAGGTCGAGTTCTGTGCCGATACTGTCCCAGTGGCCCGATTCGGCACAGACGTAATCGGCCTCTCTGGGGCCGCTGATGCGTTCGTACTCCCTGTGGTAGGTCGCGCGGTTCTCCCGGAGATACGTCTGGACCCGTTCCAGCAGGTCGGGGAGCTGGTCGAGTGGAATGCTCGCACGCGTGCCGGCCAGCAGGATGATCTGCCCCTCGATTGGGTACGACGAGTCAGCCATCGCTGCCCGGTCAGCCGCCCGCTCGCATCGCTTTCTGTGCGAACTTCTCGATGAGCGGCTCCAGTGTCTCCGGCTCGCCGTCGAACTCGATCGTCACCTCGTTGAGCTGCAGGCTCGGGCCGATGGCGACTTTCTCCTCCGAGAGTGTCGCCGCCCAGCCGTCGC contains the following coding sequences:
- a CDS encoding RNB domain-containing ribonuclease, which produces MTTEDAQAAAGTAEGQGPVEIDPEMARHLENKREELFEKFGIPDEFPPEVLEEAKERTQDVQAEIEDEVDERRDLREMTTWTTDPIDAQDFDDAISIEEREDEIVLWVHIADVTHYVNPDTKMWEQAVERGNTVYLPAYTVHMLPPVLAETVCSLVPNEDRLAHTVEMHLDKENLGYEEINIYKSVIRSDARLTYTEAERLLDEPETAEDVLEDQSVDLAEKTERVWELADRMHEQRKEEGSLVLNPARDRAHTIIEECMLKANKAVTHELMWNRGVEAMYRVHPQPSPDEWDEALVEIQELDGVSIPGDAWDDPRKAVNATLEQAPGRQLDKIQWAVMKVMPRAKYMNDPFGGHHALNFEIYGHFTSPIRRLSDLINHWIVYTNDVPEDLVALCDRASDRQKDAEQCEREYKNFLQEVGLDPSAVNNRGIEVVENPDDGDEDEDADADTADAAVEE
- a CDS encoding Brp/Blh family beta-carotene 15,15'-dioxygenase, giving the protein MEVTYRTAVEPSVRYRVALIPGWIASLAVVAPVLAGVSIPPALQYAPLVVSAVLLGLPHGAVDHLAVARTRGQRPDWRAIARVFALYGVVGGAYAVAWFLAPAAAFVLFIAVTWFHWGQGDLYALRALADADHLRSVPQRIGTVLIRGGLPMLVPLLAFPDWYRRVATDLVSLFAPGAVAAIGWAFRTDVRTALAVAYGALVVATLAVGFARADARRPWLLDAGETLGLVAYFALVPPVLAIGVYFCLWHSLRHVVRLLLVDDDATAALENRDPAAALARFARDAAPLTAASLALLGGLYFLVPNPPGSVPEWVALYLVFIAVVTLPHVVVVSIMDREQGVWV
- a CDS encoding lycopene cyclase domain-containing protein; this translates as MLPTPTYLQFHALLVVPVVAGLVLTATYRLGSRRDVLTATAILTGLALVYTTPWDGALIRRGVWWYGDGAVLVRFWSIPLGEYLFFVLQTAMVGLWVARFRVDTERSLATPLRTRLVGLAAALAVILFGLVLLRSDSGLYLGSLLVWSGPILAIQWLFGWHYLVGEWRTVGLATLVPTAYLCGIDSIAIRLGVWTISKQYTTGYTIPLLDLPIEEAVFFLLTTLFVVQGVVLYVWLIDRWK
- a CDS encoding bacterio-opsin activator domain-containing protein, with the translated sequence MKPPETLAHSTLDTLPINIAVLDDEGTILFTNRAWREFAGDEDGEMEGTNYFTTTDVDADEYAGQAVGGIESVIDGEQDLFTMEYPCHSPEEKQWFLMRVAPLPDDEAGSAVVAHIDITQRKLAELAAERRSEELKAERQNLKQLVDRVDGLLKAVMGDVLTVDSREAIQQTVCDRLAEVDSYQFAWVSELDLRDETLSSTALSADHPTTLSIPLDADDPVAEAARTEEMQVVTGDIDDQHSRLADSDVASVAAVPLVSGESLYGVLTVYADSDDVFDPREQAVLGTIGRATAAAIDARETSRLLTADNVTELELRVTDPEVFYIDVASELGCSMEYGGSVPDGEETVMFFLVETDDPSAVCAVAADHPQVSGVSHVSTADDAALFEFTVSDPPVVSVVADRGAQTGDILVEPGQATVTVALPASMETRSVVEQVRDRYPETELLSVRERDEPPVSRQAFIANVEDRLTNRQLTALRKGFLGGFFDWPRDVSGEQLAESMDICPSTFHQHLRAGERKLLEEVFENW
- a CDS encoding DUF7562 family protein encodes the protein MFGSRNSRGESVTCIACGESILRSEAREYDKHGDRWDRRDKTFEHLCKACFAELCQQPRDGLETTLDAAGAGEADQETFLKRFRELSESDARRE
- a CDS encoding aldehyde ferredoxin oxidoreductase family protein, with translation MTDLGGFQDHVARIDLGDGNVAYEGIDEEDAKKYIGARGLGVKYVFDQGPDVDPLGPDNLLAFMNGPLTGTQVTMSGRIAICTKSPLTGTVTDSHHGGWSGARLKWSGFDGLLFEGQADEPVYALVEDGEVELRDASHLWGQGVHDTIDDLEAEIEGGSLGKNLSVMAIGQGGENEVKYACIVNEDDRASGRGGTGCVMGNKNLKAVVVKSSTRMPKPKDQETFQEGHKQAMQVIQESDVTAPNEGGLSMYGTNVLMNLTEEMDGLPTKNAKYSSTRSYSDAEGDGERIIDSENVSGENVRENILVDEPTCHSCPVACKKEVEVQAMHKGEEMNVRTESYEYESAWALGPNSGHVERDKIAVMLERCNDVGVDTIDVGNTMAMAMEMTEEGKLDDLGDGLDWGDADTMIDMIDMIAHRETELADHLAEGPDHLAEEFDAHTNSLAVKGQTMAAYDPRCMKGMAIGYATSNRGACHLRGYTPAAEILGIPEKVDPREWEGKGELCATFQDLHAISDSFDICKFNAFAEGIEEYVLQYNGMTGLDVSEEELMEAGERIYNLERYYNNLAGFDGSDDDLPNRFVEGDEHAMPAQGGSEGELAELSKMKDEYYEVRDWENGVVPDEKLDELGIDIGPGTGVSSGGAAAPSDD
- a CDS encoding phytoene/squalene synthase family protein; its protein translation is MHSDNIQTSKSIQQETGRTFHLATRLLPERIRHPTYVMYAFFRVADEVVDQPDGPPPTVQHEQLEVIREAALGNIDPAETDHEAVMAAFQDLAERHDISEETINVFIDAMEMDIAQARYETFEDLREYMRGSAVAVGHMMTEVMDPPQKDEALPHATALAEAFQLSNFLRDVREDIHDYGRVYLPQETLDRHGVTEEQLADAEVDDAFRAVMQEELARTDELYREGVAGIRYLPEDCQFGVLLAAVLYADHHRLIRDRGYDVLTETPDLTRRRRLWLLARTWWHWRRNGDPEATFYTVSAVSERGPGETPTDAHSHGQPTWRG
- a CDS encoding 50S ribosomal protein L15e, coding for MARSAYSYIRDAWKNPGDGQLAELQWQRQQEWRDEGAVERIERPTRLDKARSQGYKAKQGVVVARVSVRKGSARKQRHKAGRRSKRQGVTRITRRKDIQRVAEERASRTFPNLRVLNSYSVGQDGRQKWHEVILIDPNHPAIQNDDDLSWICADDQADRVFRGLTGAGRRNRGLGGKGKGSEKTRPSLRSNRGKGK